One stretch of Euphorbia lathyris chromosome 7, ddEupLath1.1, whole genome shotgun sequence DNA includes these proteins:
- the LOC136235948 gene encoding CBS domain-containing protein CBSX3, mitochondrial, with translation MQGAVNAFLCHGNLIKSAVLQRVRVVSPVLRPLVFSRFESVSSARMDEQSFESTTISDILKAKGKNADGSWLWCTTEDTVYDAVQSMTQHNVGALMVVKPGEQEQKSLAGIITERDYLRKIIVQGRSSKSTKVGDIMTEENKLITVTPKTKVLQAMQLMTDKRIRHIPVVHDKDMIGMVSIGDVVRAVVTEHREELDRLNAYIQGGY, from the exons atgcAAGGGGCGGTTAATGCATTTTTGTGCCATGGAAACCTTATCAAAAGCGCAGTTTTGCAACGAGTCCGTGTTGTGAGTCCAGTACTAAGGCCACTGGTTTTTTCACGGTTTGAATCGGTCTCATCTGCCCGTATGGATGAGCAAAGCTTTGAAAGCACTACTATCTCAGATATTCTGAAGGCCAAAGGGAAAAATGCTGATGGCTCTTGGCTTTGGTGCACCACTGAGGACACTGTTTATGATGCTGTCCAGTCG ATGACTCAGCACAATGTTGGAGCCTTGATGGTCGTCAAACCTGGAGAGCAGGAGCAGAAATCACTTGCAGGAATTATCACTGAGAGAG ATTACCTGAGGAAGATCATAGTGCAGGGAAGATCATCCAAGTCAACAAAGGTTGGGGACATCATGACTGAAGAG AACAAGCTTATCACAGTCACTCCTAAGACAAAAGTTCTTCAAGCAATGCAATTGATGACCG ATAAGCGTATTAGGCACATTCCAGTCGTCCACGATAAGGACATGATTGGCATGGTGTCGATTGGAGATGTTGTGCGTGCAGTGGTGACTGAGCACAGGGAGGAGTTGGACCGCTTGAATGCATACATACAAGGAGGTTACTAA